ctctctcattgataaacttagctatttggccgacttgaagctctaatttagcaaaagactgggcactattcttaaaattctgtttggtttcctcttgaaaattaccctggctttttactaacatttcctggctttgtgataacatctcctggctcttccttaatatactaagggtttcctctaagctagctattctattctcagatgggttctgggtatgacctgaagagttcttagtataaccaaaacctgggggaggctgagaattactagactggccttgattctggcccttagaccaagagaaattaggatggtttctccaaccagggttgtaggtttctgagtacgggtcaaacttctgacggttctcaaacctagagttgttatagacagcatgggcttgttcttcactaacttgaccttcccaaaatgaattatcgggctctattccataactagagacttgagaggctctattaggttcaacaagggacctatttttagactgacccatttctaaagcttctaaccttctagacaaagcagcaaacttagcatctgacgcaaaactcgtatctaccatattggtgctacttctattgaccaagagtcttttagggggttcaacacaagattcccactgttgggatttttcagcgatagctcctaagaaggtaaaagcatcatcagcatttttactagtgaactcaccagcgcacatagactcaaccatggctttggtcgaatagtctaaaccatcataaataatctgtacaagtttcatattatcaaatccatggtgaggacactgagataggagatcattgaatcactctaaaaacctataaagagactctccctcttgttgtacactagcactaattttctgcctaacagctgcagttttatgcttagggtagaatttcatatagaaggcagcgataagttcctgccatgtttctatggattcagacggtaggttgttaagccaggtcttggctttatctctcaaggaaaagggaaacattttaagtttcaagacttcatcagtaaggtcttttattctaattgtcccaaagatttcctcaaagtccctaatctggaaataagggttctcatcatcttttactaagaatatagggatcatctgaagaatactaggttttatctcaaaattagccgtagtggttagcaatttaatgcatgaagctcgattGGTCCtaattgggaacatgtaatctttcaaagtagccatcgctggcacaacagaagtactaagggtacttttatcacttagagataaattctcaaaactgaagtttccaaaaacagggctctcaaaagaagagtcttcgagctccctgcttaaatcagaagaactactaggtttttcgctaatcaatcgacctagagtatctcttttccaagccctaacaaaatcgggcatacactaaaaagaattcaaaaagaaataaaaaaaatcctaacaggaaggttctagcaatcacacagcaggctgactcgactttaccacagcaaacctaaagatttctagcaaacaacaagcatgatggctccacttagattgtttctagaccagcttctaatccttcgaaagggaattcgttacaatttaagcaaacccctctggaatcaatccgagttaaagcaagttgaatcgaggcgagggaagctcagtggagctttgatacccaaaacctcaccgatccaatgcggcgcagtcacgcattcaactcgcagaaaccgtcaagaacttcgaggtgtgcttaaaagagtaaccaatatttttcgaatgattgtcctgttaagctcgataccctataggtctcttgctagtccaaattttaggcttaggttcgctttaggtttcgttttcctaaggcgggcaagaagggagcggtgatgaaatccgaacccttatcttatatggtccagtccttgccctttactaggaatttaaaaacagtccatattcaagtcctcagcatatattcaccttaaggagtccagtaacccgcttgcaggagattcgcaggtgtttagaattttacctcccgtaccagacgggcgaagaaccgctgaagtcgactcgggccacgactcctatgtcgtgtgcgaacccgaggggccgagacgatattgtaatcgtcgtccttccctgcaaacagtttatatttaagggtacccttacgtagggtttaaaaataaaaataaaaatgtcccaaaattaatgtccaaagtccataaaaaaaatacaaaagaaaagaaagtctaataaaaaaaaaattacaaaaataaaaatgtctctcttttttttttctctcttttacaaaataaagaaaatcttcttctttcgctcctttagctttgcttttcgctcccaaactttaagtaaatcaccacaagctttggcaaaattgtctttcgctccaatcttcaaaaatctgcaaggaaacaaaaaaaaccaaaaacgtaaagaagaacaaaaataataaatataaaaaaaaatctaaaaaaaaatgctaactaaacacaggtccgtgtaggcggcgccaaaaattgatggtttttcaaatagtgattgtagtagtggtaaaaactgggtcttttcagacttgtgaagaaaataatttttatagatttaaattaaacaggcaactaaataaaataattcaaagttttggagaaaaataccaagactaggattccaccattgaccaaataaatagtaaactttaaataatattcatgcaattctatctttaaaaataattctaatatttgtctcaaatatattcttgaagtaatagttgtaatcaaagagtataaaacatcaaaagtatttaaaacccagcatgcttcatcaaattaattcacaactattcaataagaactaatatttcaatttaatcccatgcaaataatcaaataataagcaaataaatagtaaaattagaattataccaattaatgtggaacaatggcttcctccgtcgccttggctaatgagtttagctcctcatcccaaaaacataatcataagatgtatccatggcttaataatgtgtttttattgatgaaaatggtgtaaaaagaagtttgcaacgctgtataaatgttacagcgtcactgttagaaagtggaaaaggctgaaaataaacgatacaagcctctgctgttgtaaaacaacgacagttgggtgttgaaattaagactgctgaagaacgacggactctgcgagtctgttcttcgtgttcttcaggttcttcaatggcagcagcagcaccaattctctgtaacttctttgtttcggctctcctggactccaaactctctcctaagggtttttaaacttttctaacccctctaatactcgaaaaccacctaTTTATATCTCAACAGAGTCCCTTAAATTCGATCAAATATCTGATTTCTATTATCTGCCAGTTGGAACGATAATCCGTTCTCTTTTGCTTTTTCACGCTCTGTTAGCTAttaaataggtaccaaactcttcttaagacgtgaacaagactaaatacattaatttccagcgtcaaactctcccaaatatctctcacaaatctttgaaacttgaacagcaGCGTACGTGACCTGTTTGAGCTTTGATCTCTTattccggcttatccagcccaattggttgggttaaattgcttatactgatctttttatagtctaggaagtccagcccagtgaaaatccgatgttgaatttccttaaaactcgctcaaattcgaacccctaaaactgttcttctgcagagttcttttcccgccaaaatccagttttgaaactttgaagatgacctccccctatccagttttggtctccctttagcagatgcctggaaatgggtcaccccttagtaattaggttaccccttatccaaaatcaagggtccgtataacaagtatcctctggggcattttccgcacttctttcggggttcctccggggtatttctgggatacttccggtacacttctgaggctcttccggtacgttatcaacggaggtccaaatgccacatttttagccaaattcgccgcaagagattattttccaaaaacacctacaaatacataaaataaccaaataagtacaatatcgagtactaacaatatatacaaatgagccatattagacacataaatgcgtctatcattaagGCTTTCAGGCCTTAGTTTAGTTCCCTTTTGCGACacttgattaatgctttctacttTTGTAattctgtttttttctttttttaataaaattttaacctttcaaatcaaaaaaaaaacctaaagaaGCACGGTACACTATTACACggtttgcttcaaaaaaaaattgaataacaATCAGTATGTCATTAAACAACCTGGCGAGATTGAGATATATCCAGATTAATTGGGTATATCCATTTTATTCTCATCCAAACTAGTGTGCTAAGGAATGTCAAAAAGGTGTTAAAAAACCAAACTGCCCATACTAAAAATCCATGCCGAAAAAAACAtattcaaaaaaatttcaaaatctttcttcaaaactctaactatacatgatgagatcaaaaaaaaaaacaacgaagAATCAAAACGGATCGAAAGTCGGCAAggttttttttgtcgaccttgccgactaaaattTAGTTGGCAGGGTATAAGGTTGAATAccgtgccgacttttcatctctgaaatcaaCAGTTACAAGGTCGCCACGGTATTCAACCTTATACCCTGCCGACTACATTTTAGTCGGCAcgatattcatccttataccttttCGACTATAGTTTAGTaagcaggttatgaaattaataccttgctgACTAATCATGCATCTGTAACACCtttgtatgtcaaaaatcctatagtcgcCAGAGTTTTTTTTGTCGacattgccgacttttcatactttcagaactaaAAATATTGATTActtctataattttgagtataaaatctCCCAGCAGCTCTACAATCCCATATttataagtgtttgggtagtacgaTTTCATTTCTGTTACAAGTaaaattgatagacacatttttgtgtctgatttgtcctcaatgtctgtattgtttgTACTCGATTAtgtgcttattatggtgttttatgtgtttgtaggtgtttttagagaaatacacttgtgtggaaaaagttgctcgaaaagtgctatttggacccccggaggagatttgctattcggaccccagttttggctaaggggcatcTCAGTTGGGCATCTACTATtctcacccctactctggatagagggtgtccttcttcttcaccttgttttggcgggaaaatagagtTTGCCTCTGCGCAACTTTCAGGGCAAGAATTGGACGTGAGTTTTGCTGAGTTTCTCTCGGATTTGACTTGGAATAATCTTGTTTCACTAAAACAGGAAAGGTAATTGATTCATGCACGTGAATAAGGGAAGATTTGGGTTGATTctcgataaaacagggaagaaatattACGGGGTTTATGGTTGATTTTCTGGTGATTTTTATACGAACGTTAAGTGCGGTCTAGGGAGGATATATTCTCTAGATTTTATACCATTGATTGGGAGAGATATTATACAACTGGAGAAGACGTGttgaagagataaaaaaaagggaagaaaagatGGATTATTCCCGTGACCTGAAAATAAGGAAAGTAGATTGATCGGAGTTATTACGAGAGATTTTTGGAtactgttgggttataaatagtacTGAGGTACATAGAGGGGACAGGGAGTTTGGGGAGCAGTTAGAACGAACAGAGAGTCGAGAAACCAAAGTTGCAGGAAAcgtcatttctgctgctgcatagctgaagaacacgaagaacagaccaaccaagatagtcgtttatcaacagtgataacgacatacaaccgtgggtcttagaagctacagtctcAGAGACTGTTGCGCGACAGTCTTATTTGCTATAGTAACAACGACAGTCAACATATATTGTTCTCTGTAATTTTACTCATTCTCacactttcatcatttgtaaaccatctttgagcataaatgaaatcaacttttgagcgtgtttccaacatgatgagaggctaaattctcgcgtaaccaaggcaatggatgaagctatttacacatgaataatgagtaactatttcattttctctaatgttTAATTATAAGGGAATATTGATAAACTGCCCCACTCTCAATTTCGGTTTAATAAATTGCCcccgtttttttcaacttttcaaaactACCCCCACTGTTAACTTTTCCATCTAATTTAGTTTTACATCCaattttttacttatttaccctttacttgtcacgtttatcttctacttcattttttcaggttcgtcgagctcgGTTCATGGATTTAGGGTTCGGGGTTCAAGGTTAGGGGTTTAAGTTTCAGGGTTCAAAGTTCATGGTTTTgggttcatggttcacgatatagttcagggttcagggttaggggtttaaggttcatagttcaggcttcgttgttcatggttcagggttcatggttcacgatatagttcagggttaggggtttagggttcatagttcacgacatagttcaggggtaaatatgaatttttaaCAGGTGAGATAACCGTCACCTTGCATTTAACGGGATGGAAAGCGTTATTTGAAAAAAACGGGGCAGTTTAGAAAAGTGCAAAAAAGCGGGGGCACTTTTTTTACCCTAATTCAAAACTGTgtcactttatcaaaattccctaattataattcactcaatcactgcttttgcagagtttttaaatgtttacataattttcttaattacttgtgattcaatttgatagattatactttgtttaattaattgatagtctatgcttagggaatacaattaatatttgagaatatgtttgattatttgtggattaagatataaaggatttaAAGGCTAATTACAGTAATGAAATATTTGatgtcattcattcatgtgtaatagtggattctagtgtcttggttatctttaatatcttgaaatcaaattttgagttaagttttctttatttttagtaaatctagaatcttttgctttcacaagtctcaacaaatcttttactacaactcaattgaaaatatcatcaagaattctcaaaaaaaaaaaaaaaaaaaaaaaatctcaaaaatctacccatatccatgagttcaatctaaaataaaacaTAATTCCAACATTTCaatcaactaattaactaactaaattaatttccATAATCAtatttattagtgttaattaatcaagAGTAGATTAGtcatttttgtaaatatgtggTTAAAGGACCTTGTGTTTTACTTTAAAATGATCTTATTTTGTCTTATTTGatatataccccaattaatttggatataccccaatcaagccaggttaaATAACACCCGCCGCTCTGGAATCGAATGAATGCAAAAAAGAATAGAAAGGGAACAAAACCCGCATTTAATGAACCTCGGGAATTTATCCGAAAATTACGGGGTTTCAAATTTAGTTACcaactattcaaaaggacgaatcATTTTTGCAgagaaagacaaaaagaaacttaTCCACGTCAACATGAAACAGTTTACAGTTGTGCTCTTTTGTTCGTGGCTCTAAATCTTGTTGTAGTGGACGAGACTATCGTGCCCGCCCCCTATTTCTGGTTAATTCATCATGATctcttaaaattcttactaaTCAAAAAATAATCTCTTAATAAACTCTtcctaaacaattttttttaaagtCGCCCCTTTATATGGAATTTCTGGCTCCCTCCCTGCTATCGTGTACACCAGCTCACACTATCACTCACCATTTCAtcatcaatcttcttcttcttctccactctCTTATCTTCTAGAGGGTTTTTTGTTTTGATCTCTAATTCAGAAACCCATATTTCGGGAATTGGGATGTTATATGAAGAAATTTGAATGAGAcattagaaaggaaaaaaaaaatgagactccTAAACGTGGCTTACGGTTTCATTTCATAATTGTTACGATATCTTTCACTTAGCTTTTTGGTTAGTGAAAATGGGATTAGATTTGACTCGTGTAGATGTGGGTTTTGGTTCTATTGATCTAATGCTTCGTTGAGAAAAAAAggttggtttttaatttttttattttttgtagtaGTATTTACTTACTGTTTTGTGGATTGGACGGAGTTGATATTGCACAGtgttttgattttagatttttgtttttgtttttgggtaTGTATTAAATGAATAGTGGTTtgattttgtaattttttattcaTTGAATTGTCTTTAGTTGTTTTGCAGCTTTGAAAATTTTGCTACTAGCGATTCTGCTTTGGAAGTAAGATCATCTTAAATTTTGGGTGCCTAAGATTCCTTTTTCTGGTGAATTTGCTTCTTCTCCCTGAATTAGGTTCGTTTCTTCTCAATCTTTTTGTGTGTTTCATCTATTTCTCTAATTCCAATCAAATTTTGGATCTGTATATTGGTTTTCTATTTGTATTAACTCTTGTATTAATTAGTCGATTAGAATTAGAGTAGTTAATGCATTTCTGATACAAAACTGGATGTCTAGTTACTAAACGGGAGACAACGAATTTGATAGTGTTTCTCATATATCCATCTCGGTGGCATAACTTGAGTTTTCGAAACCTGTTTATCTGGAACCTGGATAGTCATTTTGGGCACAAGGTGTGTTTTGAAGAGTAATGCTCCTAGGCAAGAGAGTGGAACCATGGCTGCCCAAACAGTCTCTAAAAGGGCCCTGTAAAATTCAAATCTTACTTTTTATTAGTTTAGTAGGCAAAGCCAACTTTTCCTTGATCACTTTTTGTTCAATAATAATTCTACCTAACTCTGGTAATGGTTTGAAATTTGAGTCCATTTCTTATGAATTTCTTATTTACGTTTTCCATCTTTCTTCCTTGATCTTGAATTGAGATACGCTGAGACTGGAGTGCCACTAAATGGTCCTTCAAATTGTTGGGTAGTTTAACTTCAATTATGAATGGATGGTAACAATGCTTTCCTCTTAAAATTCAGGCAGTATGGAACTCCCTAGGTCCGTATGTGGTCCATGCTGTACATACCATCAGGGcctttttttgtttcttgaacATCCTCTTTGTCTCGTTGCTTCTTATTGTTTTGCTGTTGTATTTGTTGCCATGAAATTTTTCAAATGAGTAAGTTATATACATATGTAAGTTGGTTGTTATTGCAGTAGAATATCATAAAACTGTTTTCTTTGAAGAACAAGAAAAAGTAAGCGAGGTTTAGAAAATGATAGTCTTGttctaatgattttttttttgtgctgtATTTAGTTATAATAATGTGGTATAGGATTGCACCATTTGAATTGGTTTGAGTATCAAATTTAGAGCCCCTGGAAAATATTTGCAGTCAGTTTTTCCGCTATAGCGTTTTTCTGTTATTATTATTGTCATTTTTTCATGCTTAAATGTTATCACATGAATCATCGTGATATTACGGTCACAGTTACAAATTCCTCATTGTATCTCCTTATACTCtaattttctttgatttgaaCCACAAGTAGTTTCTGGTGTTCACTAAGCTTTCATGTTATATTTCAGACTGCGAAAGGTTAGGTACATAAAGGCCCGCACTAGTCTACTTAAATTATTGGACGATATAAATGGGAGAATTATCTGTTGATAAACAAAGTGACTATCAAAGAGAGGATTCACAGTTCTGTAGATTGAATATGGACACCGAAACCTATGAGGAGAATGGTTTGAAAATTAATGAAATGAAACTTGAAAGGTTCGTTGTTGAGCCAGAACAAGCATCAACATCTGTTGTCAGTCAATTACATATGGTGGAAAGAGGTATCGAGGAATCGTTAATTCTAAGAAGACATAGGGTGGATCTTAGAACACCTAAACATACACGTTTCATAAGTTTCAATAAGAAAGAATTGCAGCGTTGTTTGGATTTTGTAGAATTTAGTGCATCTGACTCTCTATTACTCTATGGTCTGGAAACTCCATACAATATCTCTTCGAACCCAAAGTCTTCAAAGATGAAacttttgtttgatcaatcagaACCAAGGAAAAACAGGAGAAACAATAGTTTAGGTAGTTTTATCGTCCCATGCCCGATTGTAGCAGTGGACGGTATTGTAGTTTCAGACACTGCTGGACAATGGATAGTGGGGGCAATAGATGGAAGGATTAATCTGAATAACATGTTGATGAGTGGATTAATTCGCCATTTTGGTTCGCCAGACAATGATATGAAGTTAGGAGGATTAGGATCTAATGATGTTAAAGAAACAAACTGTTATAGCTCTCCTTCGAATAGTCCGAGTTTTAGTACCCCACAAAGTCTCGAAATAGAAGAATCACCTGTAGGAAATCGAAGACATGGGTCTAAGCCGTTAGGTCGAAGGCTTATTTCGTCTTTATCAAATATGAAATCTGCAAGTTCAAATCAGATATCTTTGCCTGCTTCTACCACTGTTTTTCAGGGAATGCTTCACTGCACATGGAAGAGTGGGATTCCACATTTTGTGTTCTCATTTGATGATCATAATGAAATCTTTATAGCTGATCTCTTGAAGGTTGAGTCCTCCGATTATAAGGACCTTGATTACATGTACATGTTTCATACAAGAAAAAGGGTTTCAAAGATGCATGGGAGTTACCAAAATGTGCCCGATCTTATCGGTAAGATGAAGGTTTTAAAATCATCGTTTTTGTGCTCAAATAATTCGAAATTTACGGAGACAGAGTTCGTATTATTTGGTACTAAAGAAGATCATCTTGTGGATGTGCAAAGTTCAGACTCTACCATGAGGAAGCACAAGGGGTCACCTAAAAATGTAGTGGAAATGTTTAGAGCGAACCATTTGTTTAAGCACAAAGCTACTCCTAAATTTGGTGCTACAGGCTCTACACTTAAAGATTGTTTTTCAGATCCATGTGAAAATATGTGCAACAAGCTTGATGCTTTGGATAGAAGGAACCTTTTAGAATGTCCTAAGGAGTTTGAGCTAGCTGCCATAGTTGTGAAAGATCATCTCCATGAGAATTGCCTAGATGTAACAATAGGAGGTTGGGGCTTGAAATTCTTGGAGAAAGCTAGAGTTAAACCGGCTGATGCCTACTTAGGAGCCTCCATTTCTTCTGGTTATGGCCGTGAAAATTTGCAAACTCAAAGTGACTGCTCTACTAGCATGAATGTTTTAGTCCCAGCTGGGATGCACAGTGGTCCAAGAAGTAAACATGGAGGTCCATCAAGTCTTACCGAGAGATGGCGGTCTGACGGTAAATGTGATTGCGGAGGTTGGGATGTTGGTTGCCCTCTCACGGTTCTCTGTAGCAGATCAGATGGACATGAAGAATTCACCAACCTTGATACGCTAGACGAGTGCAAGTCGTGTGATTTATTCAAAGAGGTGTGCCCGTGTTACAACCATGTAACTAGTTGTTTTTCATCACATTACACTTTTTATTTTGCATCAGCATACAAATTAGTCGTCGGGCTAATCTACTTTGTGGTGTATTGACACCATTTTCTGGTGCTTTGGTCAGTAATGAAGAGTAAACgctaaataataacaaaaaaaaaaaaaaactgatacaATTTCTCATTTGCAGGGTTCGGACAAAGATTTCCCCATGTTGAGGATGGCGAAGATTCAAGACGGGTTGTGTGTTATTCATTTCCAATCGACACTGTCATCATTACAGGCTTTCTCCATAGGAGTTGCAAATATTCATTCCCGGTATAAATTCACTCTTTGCTCTAAAAATGTAAAGAAGTTGAGTCAGTAAAGGTCAGGGATAAAAATTATTGCGTGATCCGAGAAAATGTCAATGCTCTTGTTGTAAAATATGAAGTGattatttatatagtttgtattactgtaaaacaaaatataaatgaatgattctttttaaaaaaaataatttatttaatttattttaccATACATTTTTCTTTCATGATATTATGTTTTCTCTTTTACATTTTGTTATCCTAGAACCTAGTGTAAGCCAGTAGAATGCGGCTTCAAAAACCTTGAGGTGAACTTTGGTAAAACAATGCTCGGAGTGAACTTGGTAATAAAACATACTAGATAGTAACCCGTGCTCTGCACCGAGTGATGTATTTTTGTTTGCCTgtgcattttttatttgttgttttggtAAAATGATGGTAAGATATGCTTATCTGCACAACACATTGATTTCTTTTGATCAAAGTCAAACTTTAAGTTCAAAACTCAACGTAATGAATAACTATAGGAAGTGTTAATATCCAATTTCATTTTTGGAATTGGAAAGCTTTATATAATTATTAGCATTAAAGTTCGCACACAGAGTTTCCAGGCATACAAGTGTTCACCTATGACAACCTCATAAGAAGGAAAACGATCAGCCTTTGAAAGTTCTTCTAACAACGCAAGTAGCAAAGTAAGGTTTTAGATATATCACAAAGATTGTTGTCAAAGTTCACTTCCAGCATTTTT
This DNA window, taken from Papaver somniferum cultivar HN1 unplaced genomic scaffold, ASM357369v1 unplaced-scaffold_133, whole genome shotgun sequence, encodes the following:
- the LOC113333771 gene encoding uncharacterized protein LOC113333771, producing the protein MGELSVDKQSDYQREDSQFCRLNMDTETYEENGLKINEMKLERFVVEPEQASTSVVSQLHMVERGIEESLILRRHRVDLRTPKHTRFISFNKKELQRCLDFVEFSASDSLLLYGLETPYNISSNPKSSKMKLLFDQSEPRKNRRNNSLGSFIVPCPIVAVDGIVVSDTAGQWIVGAIDGRINLNNMLMSGLIRHFGSPDNDMKLGGLGSNDVKETNCYSSPSNSPSFSTPQSLEIEESPVGNRRHGSKPLGRRLISSLSNMKSASSNQISLPASTTVFQGMLHCTWKSGIPHFVFSFDDHNEIFIADLLKVESSDYKDLDYMYMFHTRKRVSKMHGSYQNVPDLIGKMKVLKSSFLCSNNSKFTETEFVLFGTKEDHLVDVQSSDSTMRKHKGSPKNVVEMFRANHLFKHKATPKFGATGSTLKDCFSDPCENMCNKLDALDRRNLLECPKEFELAAIVVKDHLHENCLDVTIGGWGLKFLEKARVKPADAYLGASISSGYGRENLQTQSDCSTSMNVLVPAGMHSGPRSKHGGPSSLTERWRSDGKCDCGGWDVGCPLTVLCSRSDGHEEFTNLDTLDECKSCDLFKEGSDKDFPMLRMAKIQDGLCVIHFQSTLSSLQAFSIGVANIHSRYKFTLCSKNVKKLSQ